The DNA region TGGCAGCACCAATGTTTATTTTTATGGCTTCGGTCTTAGAGCGAATTGGTGTCGCAGAGGAATTGTTTGAAGGGATATACTCCTGGATCGGCTCTATCCGCGGAGGTTTAGCGATAACTGTTGTGATCGCATGTACTATTCTAGCTGCTATGGTGGGCATTATTGGGGCGGGTATTGTATTAATGGGGTTAATTGCCCTACCTCAGATGCTGAAACGTGGGTACGATAAAAACCTAGCAACGGGAACCATCATGGCCTCAGGTTGTCTAGGAATTCTAATTCCCCCCAGTATATTATTCGTCGTCTATTCTATGGTTGCTGGCGTATCTGTAGGGAAGCTGTTTGCAGGAGCTATAATCCCTGGGCTCATGCTTTCTTTCGCGTACGTATTATATATTACTATCAGATGTTATTTAAATCCAAAAATAGGTCCTGCTGCCAATGAGAAAAACTTGGAACCTATTTCTATAAAAAAGAAGTTAATGCTTTTGAAAAATCTTATTGCCCCCATGCTTTTAATAGTAACTGTTATGGGCAGCATTTTTTTTGGGATTGCAACCCCTACAGAAGCAGCCGGCGTAGGAAGTTTTTGCGCGCTTTTAATCGCGGTTGCCCGGGGTAAGCTTAGTTTTCTTATGCTGAAAGAAACTGCGATGCAAACAGTCAAGGTATCAGCGATGATCATGTGGATAATTTTTGGTGCAACAGCCCTAATTTCTGTGTATACCCGCGCCGGTGGAGCTAGATTTATGGAAGAGGTTATCCATGCATTGCCTCTAGGACCATGGGAACTTTTTATTGCGGTACAAATGCTATTTTTTATTATGGGATTTTTTCTCGATTGGATTGGCATTCTTATGTTAACAGGCCCACTTTTAATACCGATAATGGCTGAGATAGGATTTGATCCTCTATGGTTTGGTATCGTGTTTGCGCTTAATATGCAAATGGCTTTTTTAACACCGCCATTTGGCCCAGCGATGTTTTATATGAAAGGTGTAGTGCCTGCCGAGATTAAAATTACAGATTTGTATCGGGCTGTCATTCCTTTTATTTGTCTGCAGTTGCTAGTTCTGATTATCGTCATTTTATATCCATCACTTGCCCTATGGCTGCCAGCGAAGTTATTCCCTTAATTCTAGTTATGGCCCGAAGTGGAACCAAGATCGTGGTATGTGAACATAAATTTTTTTACAGCAGAATCATATATTTTAATTAACAAGGCTAGCAAATATTATTGTTAGAATTTATGCTGATACTTAGTAAAATATAGTTAACAGGAGCCAGGAGGGGTTATCGCGGTGAAATTGCATGTGGTGATTGCAGATTTTCGTTGGGAAGATTTATCCTGCGAACAAAACATCTTTTCCCCTAACGGTATCGAGATAGCTGGTTTCCAATGTGACACAGAAGAAGAAGTGCTATCTGCCTGTAAGGAGGCGGACGGAATTATTACTACTGCTAGCCCAATTTCGGCGCGAGTCATCCAGGGAATGAAAAAATGCAAGGTTATTTCCAGATACGGGATCGGTTATGATAATGTGGATATTAAGGCTGCTTCGGCCCAAGGTATTATTGTGTGCAATGTCCCAGATTATTGCATTGACGAAGTAGCCGATCATGCCTTCACTTTAATAATGGCCTTGGTAAGAAAACTAAACCCATATGCTCAAAGTGTTAGGGATGGTTTATGGGATTACCCCTTGTATAAACCAATCTTTAGGTTGAAAGGCAAGGTCTTAGGCCTTGTTGGTTTTGGAAATATTGCTCGTAACCTTGCGCGAAAAGCTCAGTGTTTCGGCCTGGAAATTATTGCTTTTGATCCCCATGTCTCCGGTGCGGAAATGGAACAATTAGGAGTTTCCCCTGTGAGTTTAGATCAACTATGTCGTGTTTCTGATATTATTTCTGTACATGTACCATTGGCAGATTCAACCAGGGGCATCATTGGTCAGCAACAGCTCGAAAAAATGAAGCCCACTGCGATCTTGATCAATACCGCCCGCGGGCCGGTGGTGAATGAAGATGCCTTAATAAGTGCTTTGGAAGCAAAAACAATTGCAGGTGCAGGTTTGGATGTAGTCACGAAAGAACCTATTGATATTAATAATCCCTTGCTAATGATGCCGAATGTTATTGTGACCCCTCATATGAGTTGGTATTCCAAAGAGGCAGAAGAAGAACTACGAATAAAAGCCGCAAATAATGTTCTTTCCGTTTTGAAAGGTGAAAACCCTAAGTACAGGGTCAACAGCTGAATAAAACACAAATGTTTTGTGCCTGAGCGCCATGAAAGGATAGCTGATTACTATCGTGTCAAGCAGTAGGAACGCCTTGGAATTCTTTCCTCCAACAATGGATTTGAGAATATAGGCAATAATTGCATTGGCTACACTTCCTACCTTCCACCGGCCACTGAGAGCGGTATCGGCGCCAAAATCGCTGACATGTGGGGGGAAAACAGTGATCAGATCCTGACCAGTGTTTCACCGGAAATGACTGAGGAGTTTGCCTTTGTATATGAGAAGAAATGGGCAGATATGTTCGGACTTCACTCCTATGGCTGTTGTGAGCGGCTGGATCACAAGCTGGGGATCCTGACAAAAAGTTTTCCCAACCTGCGAAAGGTATCGTGCTCTCCTTTCAGTAATCTGGAGTTTACCATGGAGCAATTAGGTGACAGGTATATTATCAGCTTTAAGCCAAATTCTAACTATCTTGCGGGCAGCACTCCTGATATGGAGTATCTAAAGCGGGAAATTATTTGCGCATTAAACCTGGCTCGAAAGTATAAGGCCAACCTTGTATTAAATATGAAGACAATGATTTCTCTCAACGGTGATCCCACCCGGCTGTGGAAATGGTGTGACATGGCTAGTGACATATTAACAAATTATTGATTCCAATGAATTTATAGACCCTTTAATTCTGCAATCGCAATAGCAATAGGAAAAACTAATTGACAAAGAGAGGTGCTTGGTTAGTGAGACCAGATAAGCCTGATTTTGAAAGAATAAAAACAGCTCTATATTGCAAAGAGCCTGACAGGGTACCATTGGCCGAGTTAATTATAGATCCTAAAGTAAGAGCTGGATTTATGGGCAAACCGGTTGACGACATCAAGACGAATGTGGAATTTTGGGCCGCAGCTGGATATGATTATATTATACTATCGAAAGGATTGCTTGAACCTGGGCATGTGTTGGAAGGTACAGCAGTCCAAAAAACAAGAAGTGAAACAAGCCTTTATGGAAATGGAGTTGAAGAGAGAGATTGGGCTAATTTGCATGAAGGTGTCATAAAAACCGAAGCAGATTTTGAAAAATTTAATTGGCCTGATCCTGATTCATTGGATTACTCCGAATACAAAGAAATTGTCAAGTATTTACCTGATAATATGAAGGTTATCACTACTTCCGGGAAAATATTTACCTGTGCTTGGATGCTAATGGGATTTGAGCATTTTTGCATGTCGCTAATAACTGACCCAGATTTGATAAAAAGAGTTTTCGACAAGGTAGGGGAAATTCAATATCAAGTGCTAGAAAGGGTTCTGGAACATGACGTTGTAAAAGCAGTATGGATGCCGGATGATGTTGCGTATTCAACAGCATTAATGGTATCTCCACAATATTTGAGAAAGTATTTATTTCCCTGGTATCGAAAATTCAGCGAAACATGCAAACAATTAGG from Syntrophomonadaceae bacterium includes:
- a CDS encoding C-terminal binding protein; this translates as MVIADFRWEDLSCEQNIFSPNGIEIAGFQCDTEEEVLSACKEADGIITTASPISARVIQGMKKCKVISRYGIGYDNVDIKAASAQGIIVCNVPDYCIDEVADHAFTLIMALVRKLNPYAQSVRDGLWDYPLYKPIFRLKGKVLGLVGFGNIARNLARKAQCFGLEIIAFDPHVSGAEMEQLGVSPVSLDQLCRVSDIISVHVPLADSTRGIIGQQQLEKMKPTAILINTARGPVVNEDALISALEAKTIAGAGLDVVTKEPIDINNPLLMMPNVIVTPHMSWYSKEAEEELRIKAANNVLSVLKGENPKYRVNS
- a CDS encoding TRAP transporter large permease subunit is translated as MNIELITLVVIISFLGLLMAGVPMAFTMGGSAIVLTLILWGPDFIPLILMRIFEQMASYTFVAAPMFIFMASVLERIGVAEELFEGIYSWIGSIRGGLAITVVIACTILAAMVGIIGAGIVLMGLIALPQMLKRGYDKNLATGTIMASGCLGILIPPSILFVVYSMVAGVSVGKLFAGAIIPGLMLSFAYVLYITIRCYLNPKIGPAANEKNLEPISIKKKLMLLKNLIAPMLLIVTVMGSIFFGIATPTEAAGVGSFCALLIAVARGKLSFLMLKETAMQTVKVSAMIMWIIFGATALISVYTRAGGARFMEEVIHALPLGPWELFIAVQMLFFIMGFFLDWIGILMLTGPLLIPIMAEIGFDPLWFGIVFALNMQMAFLTPPFGPAMFYMKGVVPAEIKITDLYRAVIPFICLQLLVLIIVILYPSLALWLPAKLFP